The Dehalococcoidia bacterium genome has a segment encoding these proteins:
- a CDS encoding helix-turn-helix domain-containing protein encodes MRKGENVVTNLVRERSAALRAEAGNGHKGRPVADGAALRSDVSPRLQATLRALQVENALLRLVVGIHDRLDSLVLGGEGLESITAELAALLNRPVLLLDPLLCTMVQQPPPGASRAGPAGVGECLFDLRDASVERILRIIAAERRPLRVPLAPESGLPFACVLAPILGNDLPLGYLAILDVAGDGEAGNDEAALLLAGHAAGVCALALASAQQESAVSAQLRDELLDSLLLGEVAGADAARERAHRLGYDESRPYRAVFAALDEPETLPRHDAGEAVWAAARRKRLLASLARLAGERAPGAIVAERDEGLVLLLPESGPSGAGDLARALVHAASIEPGRPLTIGVGGVCQAPLDVSRSYRQARRAIEIGRRFGRRGEVVEFGALGLYRLLFQVNDPGELDAYVEQVLGPLLAYDRKHHTELVRTLATYLAHNSAVQATARALTIHVNTASYRLQRIEAISGLDLAQAEDRLQARVALKILDGCSVD; translated from the coding sequence ATGAGAAAGGGCGAGAACGTGGTGACCAACCTGGTACGCGAACGTTCGGCCGCTCTCCGCGCCGAGGCAGGGAACGGCCACAAGGGCCGGCCGGTGGCGGACGGTGCCGCGCTGCGATCGGACGTTTCGCCGCGCCTGCAGGCCACGCTGCGCGCCCTGCAGGTGGAAAACGCCCTGCTGCGGCTGGTCGTGGGGATACACGACCGGCTCGACAGCCTCGTGCTCGGCGGCGAGGGGCTGGAGAGCATCACGGCCGAGCTGGCCGCGCTGCTGAACCGGCCGGTGCTGCTGCTCGACCCGCTGCTCTGCACGATGGTGCAGCAGCCGCCCCCTGGTGCGTCGCGGGCGGGGCCGGCCGGGGTGGGCGAATGCCTTTTCGACCTGCGCGACGCCTCGGTCGAGCGCATCCTGCGCATCATCGCGGCGGAGCGCCGGCCGCTGCGGGTGCCGCTGGCGCCGGAGTCCGGCCTGCCCTTCGCCTGCGTGCTGGCGCCGATTCTCGGCAACGATCTGCCGCTGGGCTACCTGGCGATCCTGGACGTGGCCGGCGACGGCGAGGCAGGCAACGATGAGGCGGCATTGCTGCTGGCCGGCCACGCCGCCGGCGTCTGCGCCCTGGCGTTGGCCAGCGCCCAGCAGGAGAGCGCCGTCTCCGCGCAACTGCGCGACGAGTTGTTGGACAGCTTGCTTTTGGGCGAGGTGGCAGGCGCGGACGCGGCGCGCGAGCGAGCGCACCGGCTCGGCTACGACGAGTCGCGACCCTACCGCGCCGTGTTCGCGGCGCTGGACGAGCCGGAAACCCTGCCGCGTCACGACGCGGGCGAAGCCGTCTGGGCGGCGGCGCGGCGCAAGCGGCTCTTGGCAAGCCTGGCCCGCCTCGCCGGCGAGCGGGCGCCCGGCGCGATCGTGGCCGAGCGCGACGAGGGGCTGGTGCTGCTGCTGCCCGAGAGCGGTCCCTCCGGCGCGGGCGACCTCGCGCGGGCGCTGGTGCACGCCGCCTCGATCGAGCCAGGCCGGCCGCTGACGATCGGCGTCGGCGGCGTCTGCCAGGCGCCGCTGGACGTCTCCCGCAGCTACCGCCAGGCGCGCCGCGCGATCGAGATCGGCCGCCGCTTCGGCCGCCGCGGCGAGGTCGTGGAGTTCGGCGCCCTCGGCCTCTACCGACTGCTCTTCCAGGTCAACGATCCCGGCGAGCTGGACGCCTACGTCGAGCAGGTGCTCGGCCCCTTGCTGGCCTACGACCGCAAGCACCACACCGAACTGGTGCGCACGCTGGCGACCTACCTCGCGCACAACAGCGCCGTGCAGGCGACGGCACGGGCCCTGACAATCCACGTCAACACCGCGAGCTACCGCCTGCAGCGCATCGAAGCGATCTCCGGCCTCGACCTGGCGCAGGCGGAGGACCGCTTGCAGGCGCGGGTGGCGCTGAAGATCCTCGACGGCTGCAGCGTGGACTGA
- a CDS encoding cyclase family protein: MTTQTTTTADVQAIFDRVKNWGRWGADDQIGALNFITPAVRKAAAATVRDGVAVSCALPLNTTPSDENASPVLHYMVRGGDIENATGSADFFAIATHGMAHTHLDALCHIFHEGKMYNGRPAQQVTSGGALANAITSGENGIVSRGVLLDVAAAKGVDFLEPGDAIYPQDLEAAEAKGGVKVREGDILLVRTGRHLRKQQVGAWNGRETLAGMHVTCMPWIHGRGVAVLGCDGISDVMPSRVEGRGRLAGLPVHVCTIVAMGVHLIDNAQLEDVARACAERRRYEFLLTLAPLRLERGTGCPINPIALF; encoded by the coding sequence ATGACCACGCAGACCACGACCACGGCGGACGTGCAGGCGATCTTCGACCGGGTGAAGAACTGGGGCCGCTGGGGCGCGGACGACCAGATCGGCGCGCTCAACTTCATCACGCCGGCGGTGCGCAAAGCCGCCGCGGCCACGGTGCGCGATGGCGTGGCCGTGAGCTGCGCCCTGCCGCTGAACACGACGCCCTCGGACGAGAACGCGAGCCCCGTGCTGCACTACATGGTGCGCGGCGGCGACATCGAGAACGCCACCGGCTCGGCCGACTTCTTCGCCATCGCCACGCACGGCATGGCGCACACGCACCTGGACGCGCTCTGCCACATCTTCCACGAGGGCAAGATGTACAACGGCCGGCCGGCGCAGCAGGTGACCTCCGGCGGCGCCCTGGCCAACGCGATCACCAGCGGCGAGAACGGCATCGTCTCGCGCGGCGTGCTGCTGGACGTGGCCGCGGCGAAGGGCGTGGACTTTTTGGAGCCGGGCGACGCGATCTATCCGCAGGATCTCGAGGCGGCCGAGGCCAAGGGCGGCGTGAAGGTGCGCGAGGGCGACATCCTGTTGGTGCGCACGGGGCGGCACCTGCGCAAGCAGCAGGTGGGCGCCTGGAACGGACGCGAGACGCTGGCGGGGATGCACGTCACCTGCATGCCCTGGATCCACGGGCGGGGCGTGGCCGTGCTCGGCTGCGACGGCATCAGCGACGTGATGCCCAGCCGCGTGGAGGGCAGGGGCCGGCTCGCGGGGCTGCCGGTGCACGTCTGCACGATCGTGGCGATGGGCGTGCACCTGATCGACAACGCCCAGCTCGAAGACGTCGCCCGCGCCTGCGCCGAGCGCCGCCGCTATGAGTTCTTGCTCACGCTGGCCCCGCTGCGGCTGGAGCGCGGCACCGGCTGCCCGATCAACCCGATCGCCCTGTTCTAA
- a CDS encoding methionine synthase: MAQQFRADQVGSLLPSPELLRARAAYRAGEATLAALRAAEDHAVDAALALQRAAGMEVFTDGELRRETLYSVLTEAVDGFVPAPAPRGAAMNGAADPWDSPRQVAGAALHPLYRLTAVEAAYLRQHAAGPIKVTLPSPVAAMNALYRPGVSERAYPTPEDLLEDLVPIIRAEMLALVEDGVACIQLDEGFSGFVGEGWRGRLRLMGQEPQGALERAIAAENACYDALPRDRVTLAMHLCRRNARSAWGGIAGYEGLAEQVFGGLHVDRFLLDYDCERSGSFSPLRFVPPGKTAVLGLVSSRQSWLETEETLRSRIAEATLYLPLAQLAVSTQCGFARAAARGLLSEEDQRRKLQLVAGTARDVWAAQPSLAASVQPGPA, encoded by the coding sequence ATGGCCCAGCAGTTTCGGGCCGACCAGGTCGGCAGCCTGCTCCCCTCGCCGGAATTGCTGCGTGCACGCGCCGCCTACCGTGCCGGCGAAGCCACGCTCGCCGCGCTGCGCGCCGCCGAAGACCATGCCGTCGACGCGGCGCTGGCGCTGCAACGCGCGGCCGGCATGGAGGTCTTCACCGACGGCGAGCTGCGCCGCGAGACGCTCTACTCCGTGCTCACCGAGGCGGTCGACGGCTTCGTGCCCGCCCCGGCGCCGCGCGGCGCAGCGATGAACGGCGCGGCCGATCCGTGGGATTCGCCGCGGCAGGTGGCGGGCGCCGCCCTGCACCCGCTCTACCGGCTCACGGCCGTGGAAGCGGCGTATCTGAGGCAGCACGCGGCCGGCCCGATCAAGGTCACGCTGCCAAGTCCCGTGGCGGCGATGAACGCGCTCTACCGCCCCGGCGTGTCGGAGCGCGCCTATCCCACGCCCGAGGACCTGCTCGAAGACCTGGTGCCGATCATCCGTGCGGAGATGCTGGCGCTGGTCGAGGACGGCGTCGCCTGCATCCAGCTCGACGAGGGCTTCTCCGGCTTCGTAGGAGAGGGCTGGCGCGGTCGCCTGCGCCTGATGGGCCAGGAACCGCAGGGGGCGCTTGAGCGAGCGATCGCCGCGGAGAATGCCTGCTACGACGCCCTGCCCCGCGATCGCGTGACGCTGGCGATGCACCTCTGCCGGCGAAACGCGCGCAGCGCCTGGGGCGGTATCGCCGGCTACGAAGGGCTGGCCGAGCAGGTGTTCGGCGGCCTGCACGTCGATCGCTTCCTGCTGGACTACGACTGCGAACGCTCCGGCAGCTTCTCGCCGCTGCGCTTCGTGCCGCCGGGCAAGACCGCCGTGCTCGGCCTGGTCTCCTCACGCCAGAGCTGGCTGGAAACCGAAGAGACCCTGCGCAGCCGCATCGCCGAGGCCACCCTCTACCTGCCGCTGGCGCAGCTCGCCGTCAGCACGCAGTGCGGCTTCGCCCGCGCCGCGGCACGGGGCCTGCTCAGTGAAGAAGATCAGCGCCGCAAGCTGCAACTGGTGGCCGGCACGGCTCGCGATGTCTGGGCCGCGCAGCCGTCGCTGGCGGCGAGCGTGCAACCGGGACCGGCCTGA
- a CDS encoding MarR family transcriptional regulator — protein sequence MQRDHVDAIMDAWRRERPDLDWSHQEVYFRMARITHLATRALDRCSRANGLDESQYGVLAALRRAGAPYRLTPTELSRTTFCTSGAMTKRIDRLERAGLVVRAPDESDRRGILVELTARGLEVVDAATEAAAATTYALMDKLTDAERETVCAILRRLDRRLEEKPPAKA from the coding sequence ATGCAGCGCGATCACGTCGACGCGATCATGGACGCCTGGCGGCGCGAGCGGCCGGACCTCGACTGGTCTCACCAGGAGGTGTACTTCCGCATGGCCCGCATTACCCACCTGGCGACGCGGGCGCTCGATCGCTGCAGCCGCGCCAACGGCCTGGACGAAAGCCAGTACGGCGTGCTGGCCGCGCTGCGCCGCGCCGGCGCGCCCTACCGGCTCACGCCCACCGAACTCTCGCGCACCACGTTCTGCACCTCGGGCGCGATGACGAAGCGCATCGACCGCCTGGAGCGCGCCGGCCTGGTCGTGCGCGCCCCCGACGAAAGCGACCGCCGCGGCATTCTGGTCGAACTCACCGCGCGCGGGCTGGAGGTCGTGGATGCGGCAACCGAGGCGGCCGCGGCCACGACCTACGCGCTGATGGACAAGCTCACCGACGCCGAGCGTGAGACGGTCTGCGCAATCCTGCGCCGGCTTGATCGGCGGCTCGAAGAGAAACCGCCGGCCAAGGCTTAG